A genomic region of Pseudomonas sp. RSB 5.4 contains the following coding sequences:
- the ftrA gene encoding transcriptional regulator FtrA — translation MPNSPGLVAILAYDGLCTFEFGIAVEIFGLARPEFDFAWYEHRIVAVDQGPMRAMGGIQVLADGGLELLAQARTIIIPGWRDRDAEVPPALIDALRQAHTQGARLLSICSGVFVLAASGLLDGRGATTHWRYTDELARRFPAIAVDPDVLYVDSGQLITSAGSAAGIDACLHLVTRDFGTQVANAVARRLVMSPQRTGGQAQFIPTPVSPTPRNDLSRVMQWARERLHQPLEVRDLASEAAMSERTFLRRFTEASGQSPKAWLQHERLARARELLESTVHNTEQIAQRCGYRSVESFRVAFRSVVGVPPSVYRERFGRGVTAIS, via the coding sequence ATGCCAAATTCACCTGGATTGGTCGCGATTCTGGCCTACGACGGCCTCTGTACATTCGAGTTTGGCATCGCCGTGGAGATTTTCGGCCTGGCCCGGCCTGAGTTCGATTTTGCGTGGTACGAGCATCGCATCGTCGCCGTCGACCAAGGGCCGATGCGCGCCATGGGCGGGATTCAGGTACTGGCCGACGGCGGCCTGGAACTACTGGCACAGGCGCGCACCATTATTATTCCCGGTTGGCGTGACCGTGATGCCGAGGTGCCGCCGGCCCTGATCGACGCCTTGCGACAGGCCCACACCCAAGGTGCGCGGCTGCTGTCGATCTGCTCCGGGGTTTTTGTGCTGGCCGCCAGTGGCTTGCTCGACGGCCGCGGCGCGACCACACACTGGCGCTACACCGATGAACTGGCGCGGCGCTTCCCGGCGATTGCGGTGGATCCGGATGTGCTCTACGTCGACTCCGGCCAGTTGATTACCTCGGCGGGCAGCGCCGCCGGGATCGATGCGTGCCTGCATCTAGTGACACGGGATTTCGGTACCCAGGTCGCCAACGCGGTGGCCCGGCGTCTGGTGATGTCGCCACAACGCACTGGCGGTCAGGCACAGTTCATCCCCACGCCGGTCAGCCCGACGCCACGAAACGACTTGTCGCGGGTGATGCAGTGGGCCCGCGAGCGCCTGCACCAACCGCTGGAAGTGCGCGATCTGGCCAGCGAAGCGGCCATGAGCGAGCGCACTTTTCTGCGGCGTTTCACCGAGGCCAGCGGGCAATCGCCCAAAGCGTGGCTGCAACACGAACGACTGGCCCGGGCGCGGGAGCTGCTGGAGAGCACCGTGCACAACACCGAACAGATCGCCCAGCGCTGTGGTTATCGTTCGGTGGAAAGTTTTCGCGTGGCGTTTCGCAGCGTGGTCGGAGTGCCGCCGTCGGTGTATCGGGAGCGGTTTGGGCGTGGGGTCACAGCCATTTCCTGA
- the cobF gene encoding precorrin-6A synthase (deacetylating), translated as MKRLLVIGIGAGNPDYITMQAVKALNQVDVFFLMDKGQSKDKLIDLRRDICARYITDPAYRFVEAHSPERERGEVDYTRAVDDLNRAKQETFERLINEELADNECGGFLVWGDPALYDSTIRILQAILASGRCAFEFEVIPGITSVQALAAQHKVPLNSIGRSIEITTGRRLAAGQVSDTDSLVVMLDAEDSYHYVADQQTEIYWGAYLGTPDEILISGKLKDVAKQIERTRKAARAEHGWIMDTYLLRKP; from the coding sequence ATGAAACGACTGCTGGTCATCGGCATTGGCGCCGGCAATCCCGACTACATCACGATGCAGGCGGTGAAGGCGCTGAATCAGGTGGACGTGTTCTTTCTGATGGATAAAGGCCAGAGCAAGGACAAACTGATCGATCTGCGGCGCGACATCTGTGCGCGCTACATCACCGATCCTGCTTATCGCTTCGTCGAAGCCCACAGCCCCGAGCGCGAGCGCGGCGAAGTGGACTACACCCGTGCGGTCGATGACCTGAACCGCGCCAAGCAAGAAACTTTCGAACGGCTGATCAATGAAGAATTGGCTGACAACGAATGCGGCGGTTTCCTCGTGTGGGGCGACCCGGCGCTGTATGACAGCACGATTCGTATTCTGCAGGCGATTCTGGCGTCAGGCCGCTGTGCTTTCGAGTTTGAAGTGATCCCTGGAATTACCAGCGTTCAGGCGTTGGCGGCGCAGCATAAGGTGCCGCTGAACAGCATTGGCCGATCAATCGAAATTACCACGGGCCGGCGTCTGGCGGCGGGGCAGGTGAGTGACACGGACAGCCTGGTGGTGATGCTCGACGCTGAAGATTCCTACCACTATGTGGCGGATCAGCAGACCGAGATTTACTGGGGGGCGTACTTGGGCACGCCGGATGAGATTCTGATCAGTGGCAAGCTCAAGGATGTGGCGAAGCAGATCGAGCGCACGCGCAAAGCGGCGCGGGCCGAGCATGGGTGGATCATGGATACCTATTTGTTGCGTAAGCCTTGA
- a CDS encoding histidine phosphatase family protein: MFIECSAVLSTRLTLICHARTVAQKLARFPTNEPVENQPLKLGALATQFTNVSLLLCGPELRTRQTAEWFGAAPQVDEALRDCDWGRWHGQAIKDLQVHEADALQAWISDPQVAPHGGESVMQLGERVARWLTSLQGMPGHIVAITHPFVVRAALMQVMQGAAFNAVDVEPLSVVELRFNGIWRLRLPGIDLAGAL, from the coding sequence ATGTTCATCGAGTGCAGTGCTGTGCTATCCACCCGTTTGACTTTGATTTGTCATGCTCGAACCGTCGCACAGAAATTGGCGCGTTTTCCTACGAACGAACCTGTTGAAAATCAGCCTTTGAAGCTCGGTGCGCTGGCGACACAATTCACTAATGTCAGCCTTTTGTTGTGCGGGCCGGAGTTGCGCACCCGGCAGACGGCCGAGTGGTTCGGTGCGGCGCCGCAAGTGGACGAAGCGCTGCGTGATTGCGATTGGGGGCGCTGGCACGGGCAAGCGATCAAGGATCTGCAAGTGCACGAGGCTGACGCCTTGCAGGCGTGGATCAGTGATCCACAGGTGGCACCTCATGGTGGTGAGTCGGTAATGCAATTGGGCGAACGTGTGGCGCGGTGGCTGACCAGCCTGCAAGGAATGCCGGGGCACATCGTCGCCATCACCCATCCGTTCGTGGTGCGCGCTGCTTTGATGCAGGTAATGCAGGGCGCCGCGTTCAACGCGGTTGATGTTGAACCGCTGTCAGTGGTTGAGCTGCGCTTCAACGGCATCTGGCGGCTACGCTTGCCGGGTATCGATCTTGCGGGAGCACTTTGA
- a CDS encoding MurR/RpiR family transcriptional regulator, whose protein sequence is MPPLRDLITDPGLELTPSERKVIRALLDQYPRNGLGPMARLAEHAGVSDPTIVRLVKKLGFGGYAEFQDALLSDMDHRLRSPRTLLQPRSHLNKDDAWGHYLADSQRLLVETQALTQPEDVRILLDWLLDTRHQIYCFGGRFSSLMANYLLNHLRLLRPGCFALEDNAQLPDRLFDLQRQDVVLLFDYRRYQSQALRVASAAKNNNARVVLFTDIYASPLRELADLIISAPVESASPFDTMVPALAQVEALIACLTLRTPDLADRLEGIDALRNDFNTHLLEDK, encoded by the coding sequence ATGCCCCCTCTCAGAGACTTGATCACCGATCCCGGCCTGGAGCTGACGCCGTCTGAGCGCAAAGTGATTCGCGCCCTGCTCGACCAGTATCCACGCAACGGCCTGGGTCCGATGGCGCGTCTGGCCGAGCACGCCGGCGTCAGCGATCCGACCATCGTGCGGCTGGTGAAGAAGCTCGGATTCGGCGGTTACGCCGAGTTTCAGGACGCCCTGCTCAGCGACATGGATCACCGTCTGCGTTCGCCGCGCACCCTCTTGCAGCCGCGTTCGCACCTGAACAAGGACGATGCCTGGGGCCATTATCTGGCCGACAGCCAGCGTCTGCTGGTGGAAACCCAAGCCCTGACGCAACCCGAAGACGTGCGCATTCTGCTCGACTGGCTGCTCGACACCCGGCACCAGATCTACTGCTTCGGCGGGCGCTTCAGCAGCCTGATGGCCAACTATCTGCTCAACCACTTGCGGCTGCTTCGGCCCGGCTGTTTTGCCCTGGAAGACAACGCACAACTGCCCGACCGCCTGTTCGATCTGCAACGCCAGGACGTGGTGCTGCTGTTTGATTACCGGCGCTATCAGTCCCAGGCCCTGCGGGTGGCCTCGGCGGCGAAGAACAACAACGCGCGGGTGGTGCTGTTCACCGACATCTATGCCTCGCCGCTGCGTGAACTGGCTGACCTGATCATCAGCGCCCCGGTGGAATCGGCCTCACCGTTCGACACCATGGTGCCGGCGCTGGCCCAGGTCGAGGCGCTGATTGCCTGCCTGACCCTGCGCACCCCCGATCTGGCCGATCGCCTGGAAGGCATCGACGCCCTGCGCAACGACTTCAACACCCACCTGCTGGAGGATAAATAA